From a region of the Paenibacillus lutimineralis genome:
- a CDS encoding ArnT family glycosyltransferase, whose amino-acid sequence MFTNITHRLKRLANLKTLICIFIFATALFVRIDFVNSVEHHIPHDSLNYDIMVRQLLEKGVYAYKSEEPNAQVSPGYPLFMAGSYLLADYKNHDPYPLIRYIQIGFSMVTLWLVYLTGRRLGGQWAGIIAAAILAIYPPFVWANGAILTETMAAMLFMLYVYLQLRVFEKETALSAILAGGVLGLLVLTRPEFLILILPAYAFYWLWRKRSAHVVKLAAVSCLGIAIVLSPWIVRNMVTMHQFILASTQVNPFAAGTYPNKNYDDKMVDREGKTQMEVAKERLKVGFTEHTWTFVKWYTIGKTRYIYGKMFFGAGHAPVYPVIPLGNWYHRTILLGGFISAVALLRRWRQPAVLLVILVVAISITRLAFVPEFRYNFTAMPLFIILASLLAATALDYLFGRRSNKEPLLVGEEL is encoded by the coding sequence ATGTTTACGAATATTACCCATAGGTTAAAGCGCTTGGCTAACCTGAAGACCTTAATATGTATTTTCATTTTTGCAACGGCTTTATTTGTCCGCATCGATTTTGTGAACTCAGTTGAGCATCATATCCCTCATGACAGCTTGAACTATGACATTATGGTCAGACAACTGCTGGAGAAGGGTGTTTACGCATATAAGAGTGAAGAACCGAACGCTCAAGTATCGCCCGGTTACCCTTTATTTATGGCAGGGTCCTACTTGCTTGCCGATTACAAGAATCATGATCCCTATCCATTGATCAGATACATTCAGATCGGATTCAGCATGGTGACCCTATGGCTGGTCTACTTGACAGGTCGAAGGTTAGGCGGGCAATGGGCCGGCATAATTGCAGCAGCCATCTTAGCCATATATCCCCCCTTCGTCTGGGCGAACGGAGCCATATTAACCGAGACGATGGCCGCTATGCTATTCATGCTATACGTATACCTGCAGCTCAGAGTCTTCGAGAAAGAGACAGCATTATCCGCCATACTGGCTGGAGGAGTACTTGGTTTATTAGTCCTTACCCGACCGGAGTTTCTCATTCTTATTCTGCCAGCGTATGCCTTCTACTGGCTGTGGCGGAAAAGATCCGCTCACGTGGTGAAGCTGGCAGCGGTCTCTTGTCTGGGGATCGCCATTGTATTGTCGCCCTGGATTGTACGCAATATGGTCACGATGCACCAATTCATTCTGGCTTCTACGCAGGTTAATCCATTTGCAGCCGGTACCTATCCAAATAAGAACTATGATGACAAAATGGTTGACCGCGAAGGTAAGACTCAGATGGAAGTCGCCAAGGAACGCTTGAAGGTAGGATTCACCGAGCATACCTGGACCTTCGTTAAATGGTACACCATTGGTAAGACACGCTACATTTATGGAAAAATGTTCTTCGGAGCCGGACATGCACCAGTATATCCTGTGATTCCGCTCGGCAATTGGTACCATAGAACGATTCTATTAGGTGGATTTATATCCGCGGTTGCTCTACTGCGCAGATGGCGTCAGCCTGCCGTTCTGCTGGTCATCCTGGTGGTAGCGATCAGCATTACAAGATTGGCCTTCGTTCCAGAATTTCGTTATAACTTTACAGCGATGCCGCTGTTCATCATACTCGCCAGCCTGCTTGCTGCCACAGCTCTGGACTATTTGTTCGGGCGGCGATCAAATAAAGAACCATTACTTGTCGGAGAGGAGCTCTGA
- a CDS encoding response regulator transcription factor — protein sequence MSARGTILLVDDEKEIIKLMDIYLKNEGYNLLKASDGQEALDILERHPVDLIVLDVMMPRMDGIEACMKIRENRNMPIIMLSAKGQDMDKIAGLSIGADDYVTKPFNPLELMARIKSQLRRYHQFSGPNQPQMDENEIEIDELIINISTHQVTIEGQEVQLTPREFAILKLLAVNQGIVLSMEKIYQEVWNEPFMESKNTVMVHIRRIREKIEKDTQNPKFIKTVWGIGYKMERL from the coding sequence ATGTCTGCTAGAGGAACCATATTACTTGTCGATGACGAGAAAGAAATTATTAAATTGATGGATATATATCTTAAGAATGAGGGATACAACCTGTTAAAAGCATCCGATGGCCAAGAAGCGCTTGATATTCTGGAACGTCATCCGGTAGATCTGATCGTGCTGGATGTGATGATGCCGCGAATGGACGGGATTGAAGCCTGCATGAAAATCCGTGAGAATCGGAACATGCCCATCATCATGCTATCAGCGAAAGGTCAAGATATGGACAAAATTGCTGGGCTCAGCATTGGGGCCGACGATTATGTTACGAAGCCATTCAACCCGCTTGAGCTAATGGCTCGCATTAAATCACAACTACGACGCTACCATCAATTTAGCGGTCCGAATCAGCCCCAAATGGACGAGAACGAGATTGAAATCGATGAGCTTATCATCAACATATCTACGCATCAAGTCACTATAGAAGGACAAGAAGTACAATTAACGCCTCGGGAGTTCGCTATTCTGAAATTGCTGGCCGTTAATCAGGGAATTGTACTGAGCATGGAGAAGATCTATCAAGAGGTGTGGAATGAGCCATTCATGGAATCGAAAAATACAGTCATGGTTCATATCCGCAGAATTCGCGAGAAGATTGAGAAGGATACCCAGAATCCTAAATTCATTAAGACCGTCTGGGGAATCGGTTATAAGATGGAACGACTCTAA
- a CDS encoding sensor histidine kinase — MNLKWVNTVRWKFLAIVLASLGLTAILLYLGYQLGVYLITVPPFTYYLNFIIVNYGSRMVMSIVGPILFIILYYLLTRTMIRRLENVNNSLQQMVAGNFDQELHISSHDEIGRIAHSISDLTLQLRTNLDKISSGLGQVANGQLDHRLLLEDDPSNEWMKLADSINRMAEQLDRSIQEERNAEKTKNDLITGVSHDLRTPLTLILGFLGVIENDRYHDEVELRHYVNIAYDKSLTLKKLVDELFEYTRINNGMPLHVEELDMVAFLRQLTEEFVPSLKKADMTCRISTELSSLMIEGDGDLLARGFENLISNAIRYGRKGEYVDIDISRSENYAMIKVINYGEPIPQSDLQFIFERFYRGDRSRSSGGTGLGLAIVKSIMEVHGGNISAKSDRSQTEFITRLPLPLSKATS; from the coding sequence ATGAATTTAAAATGGGTCAATACGGTGCGGTGGAAATTCTTAGCGATCGTACTGGCCAGTTTAGGGTTAACGGCAATTCTGTTATATCTCGGGTACCAGCTTGGCGTTTACCTTATCACGGTCCCGCCGTTCACCTATTATCTAAACTTCATCATCGTTAACTATGGTTCTCGCATGGTTATGAGTATAGTGGGTCCTATCCTATTCATTATTCTGTATTATTTATTAACGCGGACAATGATTCGTCGTCTAGAGAATGTTAACAATAGCTTGCAGCAGATGGTTGCCGGTAACTTCGATCAAGAGCTTCACATCTCATCACACGATGAGATTGGGCGAATTGCCCATAGTATAAGTGATCTAACCCTGCAGTTACGCACCAATCTAGACAAAATTTCCTCCGGATTAGGCCAGGTAGCGAACGGTCAGTTGGACCATCGTCTTCTTCTGGAGGATGATCCATCAAACGAATGGATGAAATTAGCGGATAGCATTAACCGAATGGCGGAACAGCTTGACCGCTCGATTCAAGAAGAGCGGAATGCTGAGAAGACCAAGAATGATCTGATTACGGGTGTCTCCCATGATCTTCGGACTCCGCTAACGTTGATCCTCGGTTTCCTGGGGGTTATTGAGAATGACCGTTATCATGATGAAGTAGAACTACGCCATTATGTCAACATTGCCTATGACAAATCACTCACCCTGAAGAAGCTGGTTGATGAGTTGTTCGAATATACCCGTATCAACAACGGCATGCCCCTACATGTGGAGGAGCTGGATATGGTCGCCTTCCTGCGACAGCTCACGGAAGAATTCGTACCTAGTCTTAAAAAGGCCGATATGACCTGCCGTATCTCAACGGAACTTAGCTCCCTTATGATCGAGGGGGATGGGGACCTGCTTGCTCGCGGATTTGAGAACTTGATCTCCAATGCCATCCGATATGGCCGCAAAGGTGAATACGTCGATATCGATATTAGCCGCTCCGAAAATTATGCGATGATCAAAGTGATCAATTACGGGGAGCCGATACCGCAAAGCGACCTGCAATTTATTTTCGAACGCTTCTATCGGGGCGACCGCTCCAGATCGTCGGGAGGTACAGGCCTCGGACTTGCCATTGTGAAGAGCATCATGGAAGTACATGGAGGCAATATTTCGGCCAAGAGCGATCGCTCACAGACAGAATTTATAACAAGACTTCCTTTGCCTTTATCCAAGGCTACTAGCTGA
- a CDS encoding MBOAT family O-acyltransferase — MNNSLYAKIWLVIASLYFYAQGSGKFFYIFTVIVLFNYVIGTMIVRSSGPMLRRLLLGVGLFENIATLAYYKYTNFFLENLNAVSGHSYSLKNIILPIGISFFTFQLISFLVDCYRRKVEQFSLVNYLVFITFFPQLVVGPIVHHSDIIPQLEERQQRLFHSENFMRGVFLFSMGCAKKIALADPLTAFAQGFYSDVASADSITAWLAVIGYTFSYYFDLSGYADMAIGIGLMFNIRLPSNFNSPYKARNFRVYWQRWHITLSRFLSDYIFRGIYKKGRGSFNFYFAVMVTFFVSGMWHGAGWTFILWGILNGGFVCASHFMYRNKIALPFALAWTLTFIGIIATRILFVSTDLPHAGEVLKALFQFHEFAGLGAMGIAKEIVIYTAYHLYTCVLLLIAACIIYFAKNSEQILDRFKPNFRYALATACLLVLSLSQMTTVSDFLYFQF, encoded by the coding sequence ATGAACAATAGCCTATACGCCAAAATTTGGCTCGTCATCGCTTCGTTATACTTCTACGCGCAGGGCAGCGGTAAATTTTTCTACATTTTCACCGTTATCGTGCTGTTCAATTACGTGATTGGGACGATGATCGTTCGCTCTTCAGGCCCTATGCTCCGACGGCTTCTTCTTGGGGTAGGGCTTTTCGAGAACATTGCAACTCTCGCCTATTACAAATATACGAATTTCTTCTTAGAGAACCTGAATGCCGTATCTGGGCATTCTTATTCTTTAAAGAACATCATATTGCCGATAGGCATTTCGTTCTTTACCTTTCAGTTAATCTCTTTTCTCGTCGACTGCTATCGGAGGAAGGTCGAGCAGTTCAGTCTCGTCAATTATTTGGTATTCATCACCTTCTTCCCTCAGCTTGTTGTCGGACCGATTGTCCATCACAGCGATATCATCCCCCAGCTTGAAGAACGGCAGCAGCGGCTGTTCCATAGCGAGAACTTCATGCGGGGCGTGTTCCTGTTCTCGATGGGCTGCGCCAAGAAGATTGCGCTTGCGGATCCGTTGACCGCCTTCGCCCAAGGCTTCTATTCCGATGTCGCCTCGGCAGACTCGATAACGGCCTGGCTGGCTGTTATAGGTTACACCTTCTCTTATTATTTCGATCTGTCCGGCTATGCAGACATGGCGATCGGCATTGGATTAATGTTCAATATCCGTTTGCCGTCCAACTTTAATTCTCCTTACAAGGCGCGGAACTTCCGCGTTTATTGGCAGCGATGGCATATAACGCTGTCCCGATTCTTGTCCGATTATATTTTTCGAGGGATATATAAAAAGGGGCGCGGCAGCTTCAACTTCTATTTTGCTGTCATGGTCACCTTCTTCGTGTCCGGTATGTGGCACGGTGCAGGCTGGACGTTCATTCTATGGGGCATTCTGAACGGCGGCTTTGTCTGCGCCTCCCACTTCATGTACAGGAACAAAATCGCTCTGCCATTCGCTCTTGCATGGACGCTTACTTTTATCGGAATTATTGCGACAAGAATTTTATTCGTCTCTACCGACCTCCCACATGCTGGCGAGGTTCTGAAGGCGCTATTCCAATTCCATGAATTTGCTGGCCTGGGCGCGATGGGCATTGCCAAAGAGATTGTCATCTATACCGCCTATCATCTGTATACCTGTGTGCTGCTACTGATTGCTGCTTGCATCATCTATTTTGCCAAAAATTCAGAGCAAATCTTGGACCGTTTCAAGCCCAACTTTCGATATGCGCTGGCAACAGCATGTTTGCTAGTGCTTTCCTTGTCTCAAATGACGACCGTTTCGGATTTCCTATACTTTCAGTTCTGA
- a CDS encoding glycosyltransferase family 2 protein, with product MNQKVLIIIPAYNEAEGIRRVIADVRHHIPYADILVVNDGSSDLTGDEAAKEGVLVVNLSCNLGIGGAVQTGYKYAQRHGYQYAAQLDGDGQHNPRDFDRLLGELQQSRTDMVVGSRFMEKQGFQSTFARRIGIDLLSGLLTLLLRRKVTDPTSGYRICGPRAIALFAQEYPADYPEVEALVQLDNCGCTFSEVPVVMRQRLTGSSSIRALGSVYYMVKVILSVLITRTKKKEKKWDLGYEN from the coding sequence ATGAATCAAAAAGTACTTATTATTATTCCCGCCTATAACGAAGCAGAGGGGATTCGGCGAGTGATTGCCGATGTCCGTCACCATATCCCCTATGCCGATATTCTGGTCGTGAATGACGGATCGAGTGATTTGACAGGAGATGAAGCCGCCAAGGAAGGCGTCCTCGTCGTCAATCTCAGCTGCAATCTAGGCATCGGAGGTGCCGTTCAGACCGGTTATAAATATGCACAAAGACACGGATACCAATATGCAGCCCAATTAGATGGAGATGGGCAGCATAACCCGCGAGACTTCGACCGATTGCTTGGAGAGCTACAGCAAAGCCGCACGGATATGGTTGTTGGCTCCCGCTTCATGGAGAAGCAGGGGTTTCAATCCACCTTCGCTCGCAGGATCGGTATCGATCTGCTGTCAGGGCTGCTGACGTTGCTGCTACGCCGCAAAGTGACGGACCCGACATCAGGTTACCGCATCTGTGGTCCACGAGCCATCGCATTATTCGCTCAGGAGTATCCTGCCGATTATCCGGAAGTAGAGGCGCTTGTCCAGCTTGACAACTGCGGCTGTACCTTTAGTGAGGTTCCTGTCGTCATGCGCCAGCGGTTAACCGGAAGCTCCAGCATTCGAGCTCTGGGCTCAGTCTACTATATGGTTAAGGTAATTCTGTCCGTTCTAATTACAAGAACGAAGAAGAAAGAAAAGAAGTGGGATCTAGGCTATGAAAATTGA
- a CDS encoding polysaccharide deacetylase family protein: MLASQILLFRSRVGIFDDGYESFYTYAYPALKEVHATGSEFVIGAYIDMFNPDALRDHGRFH; this comes from the coding sequence GTGCTAGCGTCACAAATTTTATTATTTCGGAGCAGGGTAGGCATCTTTGACGACGGATATGAATCCTTCTACACGTATGCCTATCCCGCACTGAAGGAAGTTCATGCGACAGGCTCCGAATTCGTCATCGGGGCTTATATCGATATGTTCAATCCCGACGCCCTTAGAGACCACGGAAGATTTCATTAA
- a CDS encoding DUF2304 domain-containing protein, translating into MKIDVFILSFMICMIFLGITIYLIRNGKLREQYAILWLILTAVMMLLSLFPSLIDFMAKQIGVSYAPSLLYLLGLISVLFILLHLTIAVSSLTARFIVLTQKIGMLEQENLALRQGNKEISADPAIQMIEAEN; encoded by the coding sequence ATGAAAATTGATGTTTTTATTCTCAGTTTTATGATCTGTATGATTTTTCTAGGCATCACCATATATTTGATCCGCAACGGGAAGCTGCGTGAACAGTATGCCATTCTCTGGCTTATTCTTACGGCCGTCATGATGCTGCTGTCGCTATTCCCTTCATTGATTGACTTCATGGCCAAGCAAATCGGCGTATCTTATGCGCCTTCCCTGCTCTATCTGCTTGGTCTGATCAGCGTTCTATTCATCCTGCTTCATTTGACGATAGCCGTATCTTCTCTAACCGCACGGTTTATTGTCTTAACGCAAAAGATAGGGATGCTAGAGCAAGAGAACCTCGCGCTTCGCCAAGGAAATAAAGAGATCTCTGCCGATCCAGCAATTCAGATGATCGAAGCTGAGAACTAA
- a CDS encoding copper amine oxidase N-terminal domain-containing protein: MEDIKNMWKITAGLAALLITGQLATAIPSAKAEAASTEPLQESKVPLEESNWKQILIYIDSSKVEQDGKAYQAPRPAIVKNGATYVGLRFMAERLGATVTTDSKTKETIFQLGSVELKYKNNSKSYSLNGTAYPLKTAPYTDNNVLMVPLIPFIQSLNIPYTVDNKTITLQRSTKPVASFKVQPQEIVAGETTVTYETNSYSPLGLDLVDERWEGKEEIYGKPGVYSVSYSVQDSEGVWSDPFTLTLKVVKPNEPPVANFTTDKDVYRMGEPIIYTDLSSDDEDAIVDRVWSNQEEAFFTPGSVTISLEVKDRHGALGEFSKTIKIADETLYTREEFYKLFTPVGNKLAVDGYSVKTMEAIPYSYQTEPVTLFRSSGPESISSEGILYQDTITGDARFLLHHKNQLSKPAKLYVLAENPGTSPATVTLNNEAMAGPTSYAEWAGRVSLTRYFEGLLVAKSPQKITLQPGEKRIIWNSINKNPMKPEEIITFTGDLSSDAPVRYTSLLVLANRDPIADLEKLPYLDPNESIVRGTFADSTRVFVYNDPVGARSVKLSLTDNREDPFQQGLDGIKGTEALNSGNYGLVYKLKLNHVAANTLILFNPRGGLFVGSAVVNGEVVTFGHSGKEDISSTASVLYRTGNQEESVEIWISPAAGSNLPFVLLFEPIPKKRN, encoded by the coding sequence GTGGAAGACATCAAGAATATGTGGAAAATAACGGCAGGACTGGCTGCGCTGTTGATTACAGGCCAATTGGCCACGGCCATCCCTTCTGCGAAAGCGGAGGCTGCTTCTACAGAGCCTTTGCAAGAGAGCAAAGTACCGTTGGAGGAGTCAAATTGGAAGCAAATCCTTATTTATATCGATAGCAGCAAAGTGGAACAGGACGGCAAGGCTTACCAAGCCCCCCGCCCTGCCATCGTCAAGAATGGAGCCACCTATGTAGGACTTCGCTTTATGGCCGAGCGCCTGGGAGCAACGGTAACCACAGACTCCAAGACTAAGGAGACGATCTTTCAGCTTGGCAGTGTAGAGCTGAAATACAAGAACAATAGCAAGAGCTATAGTCTGAACGGAACGGCTTACCCGTTAAAGACAGCTCCTTATACGGACAACAACGTTCTAATGGTCCCTTTAATCCCATTCATTCAAAGCTTGAATATTCCTTATACCGTAGATAACAAGACCATCACCCTGCAGCGTTCCACTAAGCCAGTTGCCTCGTTCAAGGTGCAACCACAAGAGATTGTTGCCGGTGAGACGACTGTAACTTATGAGACGAATTCATATTCCCCGTTGGGACTGGATCTTGTCGATGAACGCTGGGAAGGGAAGGAAGAGATCTACGGCAAGCCGGGCGTATATTCTGTCAGTTACTCCGTACAGGACTCAGAAGGAGTCTGGAGTGATCCTTTTACGCTGACCCTGAAAGTAGTAAAACCCAACGAGCCTCCGGTAGCCAATTTTACTACTGATAAAGACGTATATCGAATGGGTGAACCTATCATTTATACGGATCTGAGCTCGGATGATGAAGACGCCATTGTCGACAGGGTATGGTCAAATCAGGAAGAAGCTTTCTTTACACCGGGCAGCGTTACAATAAGCCTTGAAGTGAAGGATCGGCACGGAGCCTTAGGTGAGTTCAGTAAAACGATCAAAATTGCCGATGAGACGCTTTACACCCGTGAAGAGTTCTACAAGCTCTTTACACCGGTAGGAAATAAACTCGCTGTTGATGGCTACTCGGTTAAAACAATGGAGGCAATTCCTTATAGTTACCAGACAGAACCAGTGACCTTGTTCCGCAGCAGCGGTCCAGAATCAATCAGTTCGGAAGGAATTCTCTATCAGGATACGATTACCGGCGATGCCCGCTTTCTGCTGCATCATAAGAACCAACTCAGTAAGCCGGCCAAACTCTATGTTCTTGCTGAAAATCCAGGCACTTCCCCAGCTACCGTAACACTCAACAATGAGGCAATGGCTGGTCCTACATCCTATGCTGAATGGGCAGGGCGTGTTTCACTAACCCGTTATTTTGAAGGCTTATTGGTCGCGAAGAGTCCTCAGAAGATAACCCTACAACCGGGAGAGAAGCGAATCATATGGAATAGTATCAATAAGAATCCAATGAAGCCTGAAGAGATCATCACCTTCACCGGAGACTTAAGCAGTGATGCGCCCGTTCGCTACACTTCTTTGTTGGTCTTGGCCAACCGTGACCCGATCGCTGACCTGGAGAAGTTGCCTTATCTAGACCCGAATGAATCTATCGTCCGAGGTACTTTTGCGGATTCGACCCGTGTCTTCGTATATAATGATCCCGTTGGTGCCCGCTCAGTCAAGCTCTCTTTAACCGACAATAGAGAAGATCCTTTTCAACAAGGATTAGATGGGATCAAAGGAACCGAGGCCTTGAACTCTGGAAATTACGGCTTAGTTTACAAGTTGAAATTAAATCATGTTGCTGCGAATACGCTTATTTTATTTAATCCACGCGGCGGACTGTTTGTCGGATCTGCAGTCGTAAATGGTGAAGTAGTGACCTTCGGCCATAGCGGCAAAGAAGATATATCCAGCACAGCCAGTGTTCTGTATCGGACTGGCAATCAAGAGGAGAGCGTAGAAATTTGGATCAGCCCTGCAGCAGGCAGCAATCTTCCTTTTGTCTTGCTGTTCGAGCCTATTCCAAAGAAAAGAAATTAG